The following are from one region of the Capsicum annuum cultivar UCD-10X-F1 chromosome 1, UCD10Xv1.1, whole genome shotgun sequence genome:
- the LOC124898875 gene encoding uncharacterized protein LOC124898875 codes for MFLKVSPMKGDMHFRKRVLLDENLSYKEEPIAIVDRDVCMLSTKEIMFLKVQWKNHPIEDAIWETEADMCSMYPYLFADLGIDRLEWEGDNRLAPMKLIFFLRAKRLIGRADHDIDFCIDLEPDTCPISIPSYRMALTELKEPKAQLQDFLSNGFFYLSTSPWGAPILFMKNKDSSLHMCIDYKQLNKFTIHNKYPLPRIDDLFDQL; via the exons ATGTTTCtcaaggtttcacccatgaagggtgacATGCATTTTCGGAAGCGAG TGTTGTTAGATGAAAACCTTTCTTATAAAGAGGAACCTATTGCTATTGTTGATAGAGATGTTTGTATGTTGAGTACTAAGGAGATTATGTTTTTGAAGGTGCAGTGGAAGAATCATCCTATTGAGGATGCCATATGGGAGACCGAAGCGGACATGTGTAGCATGTATCCGTATCTTTTTGCTGATTTAG GAATAGATAGACTTGAGTGGGAGGGTGATAATAGACTTGCTCCGATGAAACTTATTTTCTTTCTACGTGCGAAGAGGTTAATTGGGAGAG CGGATCATGACATTGATTTCTGTATTGATCTAGAGCCAGATACTTGTCCTATTTCAATTCCTTCCTATAggatggctctgactgagttgaaggagccaAAGGCTCAGTTGCAGGATTTTTTGAGTAACGGATTTTTCTATCTGAGTacctctccatggggtgctcctatcttgtttatgaagaacAAGGATAGTAGTCttcatatgtgtatagactacaaGCAATTGAACAAATTTACGATCCATAATAAGTATCCTTTACCTcgtatcgatgatttatttgaccagttgtAG